From one Nitrospinota bacterium genomic stretch:
- the ald gene encoding alanine dehydrogenase: protein MIIGVPKEIKKDEGRVSVTPAGVHELVALGHEVLVEENSGLGSGLTNAQYEEQGARITHRDDVYGRAEMVIKVKEPLPEEFELLREGQILYTYLHLAPAKELAQALLERKIIGIAYETVQLPDKSLPLLIPMSEVAGRMSIHEGAKCLEGENGGRGILLGGVPGVDPGHVVIIGGGIVGSNAAKMAIGTGATVTLLDTNLQRLRYLDDIYGARLRTLMSNAINLTEALRTADLVVGAVLIPGAKAPRLVSRDMLKKMQPGSVVVDVGIDQGGVFETSRPTTHSDPIYEEEGVVHYCVANMPGALARTSTFALTNATFPYAKELAQKGYQRALQENSALALGLNIFKGHVTHPAVAEALDLEYVSPEKLLN from the coding sequence ATGATCATCGGAGTTCCTAAAGAAATCAAAAAGGACGAAGGCCGCGTGTCCGTCACTCCGGCGGGGGTGCATGAGCTGGTGGCTCTGGGGCATGAGGTTCTGGTGGAAGAAAATTCCGGTTTGGGAAGCGGTCTCACCAACGCGCAATATGAGGAGCAGGGCGCCCGGATCACGCATCGGGACGATGTCTATGGGCGGGCGGAGATGGTCATCAAGGTGAAAGAACCCCTGCCCGAGGAATTTGAGCTTCTGAGGGAAGGACAGATCCTTTATACCTACCTTCATCTGGCTCCGGCAAAGGAATTGGCACAGGCTTTGCTGGAAAGAAAAATCATTGGAATCGCCTATGAAACGGTGCAGTTGCCGGATAAATCCCTGCCTCTTCTCATACCCATGAGCGAAGTTGCGGGGCGCATGTCCATCCATGAGGGCGCAAAATGCCTGGAAGGCGAAAATGGCGGGCGCGGCATTCTGCTGGGCGGAGTACCCGGAGTGGACCCAGGGCATGTGGTGATCATCGGGGGAGGGATTGTGGGTTCCAATGCCGCGAAAATGGCCATCGGCACGGGAGCAACGGTGACGCTTTTGGATACCAATCTGCAACGCCTGCGTTATCTGGATGATATTTATGGCGCCCGATTGCGGACTTTGATGTCCAACGCAATCAATCTAACGGAGGCGCTCAGAACCGCCGATCTGGTTGTGGGTGCGGTGCTCATTCCAGGGGCCAAGGCGCCCCGGCTGGTTTCCCGCGACATGCTGAAAAAAATGCAACCGGGATCTGTTGTCGTGGATGTAGGAATTGACCAGGGAGGCGTTTTTGAAACCTCCCGTCCCACGACGCACAGCGATCCCATTTATGAAGAGGAGGGCGTCGTCCATTATTGTGTGGCCAATATGCCGGGGGCCCTGGCACGCACGTCCACGTTTGCATTGACCAATGCAACGTTTCCTTACGCCAAGGAACTGGCGCAGAAGGGGTATCAGCGAGCGTTGCAGGAAAATTCAGCTTTAGCGCTGGGGTTGAATATCTTTAAAGGCCATGTGACCCACCCGGCTGTGGCCGAAGCTTTGGATCTGGAATATGTTTCTCCCGAAAAACTTTTAAACTGA